CGGCGGGTTCGGTGTCGTCCCAGGTGCGCTCGAGTTCGATCTCCCGGAAGTAGTCGGTGTGACCGCGGCGGTACCACTCGCCGAGCACGCGGCCGACGGCGGGCGCGGCACGGGTCCGGTCCTCGTCTTCGGCCTCGTTTAACACCCGCTGGACGACCGCGCCGACGGCCTCGGCGCGGACCCAGTCGGCGTCGCCGTAGCCCGCATTTCGGGCCCACTCGGTGAGTTCGTCCTCGGCGGGTGCTTTCGGATCACGGAGAGGGAGCTCCTCGTCTTCGAGGTCGTTCAGATTCGACTGCCACCCCCTGTAGTTCCGGTCGAGGTGGGCGGTGACTCGTCGGTCGAGTTCCGCTCGGAGATCCCGGACGAACTCGAGCGTTCGGTTGAGTTCTTCGTAAGAAACGTCGCTGTCGTTCAATTCTCCGCGGACCAGGTCGGCGTCGGCGGTCTTCGACCCGCCCTCCACCTGCCGGCCCTCGCGCTCGTCCTTGATCGGCTGGATGACCCGCGAGAGTTCGGTCTCGGCGTCCCGGAGCGTCGTGTCGGCGACCCCCTCGCTGACCAGATCGCGGACGCGCGGTTCCAGCATGTGGGCCTCGTCGCAGACGACGAACGTGGAGTCGTCGAGCAGCGCCCCGGTGAACGAGCCCACGGTCCGCGGATCGAACGCATGGTAATAGTTCCCGATGACGACCTCAACGTGGCCCAGCGCCGCACCCATCACAGAGTGTGGACAGGTGCCGTGTTTCACCGAGCGGGCGACCAGCTCTTCCGGCGTGACCATGCCGGCGTCGGTGAAGTCGTACGGGACCGCTTCCACCGCGTCTCCCTCCTCGTCGTCCGGCAGGTCTTCGAGGTACTGCGCGTAGAACGGACAGTACTCGGTCTCGGCGCCGACGGGCCCGCCCTCGCCGTACTCGGGCAAGTCGGGCGGGTAGGGCGTCGGTTCGCCCGCGGTCTCGAGGAAGGTGCTTCGGGACCGGTCGCCGCTGTCGGCCAGGCCGATCTGTTGACTGCGGGCGCGGGCAGCCAGATTCTGTGCGGTCGTGTCGCCGCCCTCGCCGGTGAGGTCGCGGGTGCGGTCCCGCAGGGTCTCGCAGCGGTCGTAGACGTTGCCGTCGTCGATTCCGGCCGCGCCCTCGCGGTTGTACGGACAGACGTCGGCCTTCCCGACGAGGGTCAATCCCGAGACCGGGTCCCAGTCGGCGGGCAGGTTCTCGTTGATCGTCTCGAGGTCGGCCTCGAACTGGTGCAGTTGCTGTTTGACGCTCGTCAGCACCAGCACGCGCTCGTAGTCGGTGTCCGGATCGCGTACGAGGTCGATCCCCGCGGTCAGCGCGATCATCGTTTTCCCGGTGCCACAGGCCCCCTCGATGACGGTGTAGCCGCCGTCCCGTGCAGTATCGATAGCGGTCTCGATGCCGTCGACCTGCGGGTCGTACGGGTGCTCGTGGCCGAACACCGTCCGCCAGTTCGTCATTCCTGCCGTACTCATCGTCGGTCGTCCATAGCGTTGACGGACTGGAGTGGCCGCGTCCCGGTACAAAAACGTGCGGCCGTTATCGGACGGCGGCGCGGTCGCTCGCTCGAACTGATTGCCCTCGTAATACGGGTACACAGCGGTTGTGAGCTGGAATACCGGCGGGCTCCCGACGGCGGGGACCGGTCGGCCGTTGCCAGCGTGTGCCTTTACTTGATCGGGCACCTATCGACGGTATGAAGGTCCCCACCTCTCTCGAAAACGCTGATCGAGACGATCTGGTCGTCCGCAC
This window of the Natrinema salifodinae genome carries:
- a CDS encoding ATP-dependent DNA helicase, which encodes MTNWRTVFGHEHPYDPQVDGIETAIDTARDGGYTVIEGACGTGKTMIALTAGIDLVRDPDTDYERVLVLTSVKQQLHQFEADLETINENLPADWDPVSGLTLVGKADVCPYNREGAAGIDDGNVYDRCETLRDRTRDLTGEGGDTTAQNLAARARSQQIGLADSGDRSRSTFLETAGEPTPYPPDLPEYGEGGPVGAETEYCPFYAQYLEDLPDDEEGDAVEAVPYDFTDAGMVTPEELVARSVKHGTCPHSVMGAALGHVEVVIGNYYHAFDPRTVGSFTGALLDDSTFVVCDEAHMLEPRVRDLVSEGVADTTLRDAETELSRVIQPIKDEREGRQVEGGSKTADADLVRGELNDSDVSYEELNRTLEFVRDLRAELDRRVTAHLDRNYRGWQSNLNDLEDEELPLRDPKAPAEDELTEWARNAGYGDADWVRAEAVGAVVQRVLNEAEDEDRTRAAPAVGRVLGEWYRRGHTDYFREIELERTWDDTEPADSWRRAYNARLSLHNCVPSDAIGDRLGTFGGGILMSATLEPIDAFTEVTGLQYLAREEDRPVVERRYGLHFPAENRESFAVAAPKFTYDNRGRPGEENPTRTHYADAIATVARLPGNVLVGMPSYAEAEWTAGVLEDRVEKPVLLDAATDDETTQSLKAEFFAGGGKVLVTSLRGTLTEGVDYSGDRLAAAVVCGVPIVNTSSPRTEAVRRAYDDAFGDGFTYALTIPAVRKARQAVGRVIRSPEDVGVRVLLDERYARESWDSVRPYLPDDGEFQAVSPDMLDVGLERFRSRLSSQ